Proteins co-encoded in one Corynebacterium lujinxingii genomic window:
- a CDS encoding ribonuclease domain-containing protein: MKRLIVPLTCLLLSSCVSTTPSGLPACGSLPDEAWDTVERIEAGGPYPYPANDDTRFGNYEQVLPDKPRDYYREYTVDTPGLNHRGARRIVTGGDASGVEAWFYTDDHYESFCEMEVN, encoded by the coding sequence ATGAAGCGCCTCATTGTCCCGCTGACCTGCTTGCTTTTAAGCAGTTGCGTATCGACGACCCCCTCCGGCCTCCCCGCGTGCGGCTCGCTTCCCGACGAGGCCTGGGACACCGTCGAACGCATCGAAGCCGGCGGGCCGTACCCCTACCCCGCTAACGACGACACGCGCTTCGGCAACTACGAACAGGTGCTTCCCGATAAGCCGCGCGACTACTACCGGGAGTACACCGTGGACACCCCGGGGCTGAACCACCGCGGGGCGAGGCGCATCGTCACCGGCGGCGACGCTTCCGGTGTCGAGGCCTGGTTCTACACCGACGACCACTACGAATCCTTCTGCGAAATGGAGGTCAACTGA